The Sphaerospermopsis torques-reginae ITEP-024 genome has a window encoding:
- a CDS encoding TIGR02652 family protein → MMNPGLQYPIFGPEIQCPHCRQTIPALTLTDTYLCTRHGAFEANPKTEELVHLQSGRHWRRWNNEWYRQHTHPDGIRFEIHEALDKLYTQGYRATRVIIARRYQELMSGYLERSSPWRSGQPEAGAARLYGLPVEFGPDPAEDPSWDVINFDLDKEPGVPVRYPYFRLFE, encoded by the coding sequence ATGATGAATCCAGGCTTACAGTACCCAATATTTGGACCTGAAATACAGTGTCCACACTGTCGCCAGACTATTCCGGCGCTTACGTTGACTGATACTTATTTATGTACGCGACATGGCGCTTTTGAAGCGAACCCGAAAACGGAAGAGTTGGTACATCTCCAGTCGGGTCGTCATTGGCGGAGGTGGAATAATGAATGGTATCGTCAACATACTCATCCTGATGGCATTCGCTTTGAAATTCACGAAGCTCTGGATAAGTTGTATACTCAAGGTTATCGGGCTACAAGGGTAATTATTGCCCGTCGCTATCAAGAGTTAATGAGCGGTTATTTAGAACGCAGTAGTCCTTGGCGTTCTGGACAACCGGAAGCTGGTGCTGCTCGTTTATATGGTTTACCAGTGGAGTTTGGACCTGATCCCGCTGAAGATCCATCTTGGGATGTGATTAATTTTGATCTGGATAAAGAACCTGGTGTACCTGTGCGCTATCCTTATTTCCGGTTGTTTGAGTAG
- a CDS encoding VOC family protein — protein MHHASIRTANIHRAIAFYEKLGFTVVDRFTTGYTLACWMEGLDSRIELIQIPQPKPAPDAFADEHYVGYYHLSFDLTQTVPDLYIWLSDLKAKISGVSELSPLQVLLEPTQQQIGDRILEVTFIADADGLPLEFIRFLV, from the coding sequence ATGCACCATGCTTCTATTAGAACTGCGAATATTCACCGGGCGATCGCATTTTATGAAAAGTTAGGATTTACGGTTGTCGATCGCTTTACTACCGGTTATACTTTAGCTTGCTGGATGGAAGGATTAGATAGCCGCATCGAACTAATCCAGATCCCTCAGCCGAAACCCGCACCTGATGCTTTTGCAGATGAGCATTATGTGGGTTATTATCATCTTTCTTTTGATTTAACCCAAACCGTACCAGATTTATATATTTGGTTGTCAGACTTAAAAGCGAAAATCTCTGGTGTATCTGAGTTGTCACCTCTCCAAGTTCTTTTAGAACCAACTCAGCAGCAAATAGGCGATCGCATTTTAGAAGTCACTTTCATCGCAGACGCTGACGGTTTACCCTTGGAGTTTATTCGTTTTTTAGTGTAG